The Flavobacterium sp. 102 genomic interval TATCACCCGAATTCAGGTCTTTGGTCACCGTAGTATAAGGTCCGATAATCACAACATCCCCTTTTTTCAAACCTGAAACCACTTCAATATTAGTATCATCTTGAATGCCTGTTTTAATGACTCTGATTTTGGCTTTGTCACCAACTTTCACAAATACACATTCAAATTTTTTATCGCTTTTGGCCGTCACTTTTTTCTCTTCCGGCTCTTCCTTAACCATATAGGATTTCGTAGCCGTGGTATCTGATTTCACCAAAACAGAGCTGATTGGCACACCAATTACTTTTTCTTTTCTTGTCGTGATTATGTCAACCGTTGCAGTCATTCCCGGTCTGAACGGCGAAAAATTAGCCGATTTACCTTCTAATAAATCTTGATAAGATTCTTTTAGAATTCTAACTTTTACCTTAAAATTAGTCACTTGATCAGCGGTAGTTGCTGTACTCGCAGAATTAGAAATGCTGGTTACTATGCCTTTGAATTCCTTTTTCAAATAAGCATCAACACTAATATTGGTACTGTCACCAATACTGATTTTAACGATGTCATTTTCGTTTACATCTACTTCCACTTCCATGTTGTCCAAATTGGCTACACGAAGAATTTCCGTTCCGGTCATTTGTTGGGTTCCCAAAACTCTTTCGCCTAATTCGACACCAAGAGAAGAAATTGTTCCGTCTGCCGGAGAATAAATGGTGGTTCTTCCTAAGTTGTCTTTAGCTTCTCTTACCGTGGCGTTAGCACTTTGTACATTGTAATAAGCGGATTCTTTGTTGGCTTTAGCACCTTCAAAAGTAGCGGTTGCTTTGTCCCATTCTGATTTGGAAATGATGCCTTTGTCAAAAAGCGTTTTGCTTCTGTCGTAACTGGCTTTTGCTTCTTTAAATGTAGCGTCGGCCTGACTCAAACCGGCTTTGGTTCCAGACAAGTTAGAAATCGTTCTGTTGTAGCCTGAAGTATATAAATCGGGATTGATTTTGACTAAAAGTTGTCCTTTTTTAACCACTTGTCCTTCTTTGATGGGCAAATCGATAATTTCTCCCGAAACCTCAGAAGAGATTTTTACCTCAATTTCCGGTTGAATTTTACCGGTAGCCGAAACCGTTTCGATAATTGTAATTTCATCGGCTTTAGCAGTTTCTACCTCAATGATACCATCATCTGCACCGATTACTCCATTTTTCTTTAAAATCACTAATACTATTAAAAGCAACGCGATTATTCCTACTAACCAATATATTTTCTTTTTTGACATGTTTTATTGTTTTTGAATGATTGGGATTCCAAAATAGAGTTCTACGACTTTCGTTTTAAAGATGTAATCGTATTTGGCACGAATCACATCCGATTGGGAATTGATGTATAACGTTTGCGATTGATTGTAGTCAAAGGCATTCATCATTCCAACTGCATATTTTTCTTTCGCATAATTAAACGCTTCTTGTCTGGCTTCCAAAGTAGCAATAGAAGCTTCATAAGTATTGAGTGCGCCTTTGGTATCGGTTATGGCTTTATAGACATTGGTTTCCAAATCTATTTTTGCCTGATCAAAAGTATTTTTAGACCTTTCATAAGCTATTTTAGATCGATCTACATTATTCTTTGCTGAAAAACCATTGAATATTGGCACATTCAGTTGGAGTCCGAAGTTGTGCCCTTTGTTATCACTAAACTGGTCAAAAACAGGGAGTGGTCCGGCGATTATCGGCACACCATTAGAGTCGACTCCAATTATTCTGTCGGAGTAACTGGCGTTGGTTCCAAAATTATACCCAAAAGAAAGGCTCGGTTGTAAAGCGCCTTTGGCAATTTTTATATCGCGTTCGGCTAAATCAAGATTGGCTTTCGCAATTTTAATTTCTACACGAACTTCATTGGCTTTGGCTACAATAGCTTCCGGCGACTCTGCCATCACCGGACTTGGTGTAGGCTCAATATCAACATCGGCTATATCAAAAGAGGCAAAATCTTCCAGGCGAAGTAATTGGGCTAAGCTCAATCGCGAAATAAGTAAAGCATTTTCTGCCACAACAACTTTTTGTTTATCTGAAGCGACCGTAGCTCTCATATCTAATAAGTCTCCACGAGGCACCATTCCGGCATCAACTAACTCTTGTGCGCGAATCAACTGTTTTTCATCATTGGTTAATTGGCTTTGCTGTACTTTTAAGTTTTCTCTGTTAAATAAAATATCCAAATAAGCATTGGCGACAAATAGTGAAATATCATCTTGCATTTTGGTCAATTGGTATTGAGAAGCCAATTGTGCTAATTTGGCTCTTCGCAGTCGGTTTTGATTTTGCAAACCATTGTAAAGATCAACACTTGAACTTAAACTCATTTGGGTAAATTGAGTAGTTTGATTTTCACGTGCGTTAGTCACCGGGTTGATGTTAGCTCCAATGCTCCAAGAATGTTGACTGCTGGCATTTAAGCTCGGAAAAAAGTTGCCCACAGCCGCTTTTTTGTCAATGTCCGCTAATCTTACATCGAGTTCCGATTGCTTGATGGAAATATTGTTTTTCATAGCATAAGCTAC includes:
- a CDS encoding TolC family protein, whose translation is MKIIKIHLLLTFVLLLGFSSLAQTKKWTIEECVAYAMKNNISIKQSELDVRLADIDKKAAVGNFFPSLNASSQHSWSIGANINPVTNARENQTTQFTQMSLSSSVDLYNGLQNQNRLRRAKLAQLASQYQLTKMQDDISLFVANAYLDILFNRENLKVQQSQLTNDEKQLIRAQELVDAGMVPRGDLLDMRATVASDKQKVVVAENALLISRLSLAQLLRLEDFASFDIADVDIEPTPSPVMAESPEAIVAKANEVRVEIKIAKANLDLAERDIKIAKGALQPSLSFGYNFGTNASYSDRIIGVDSNGVPIIAGPLPVFDQFSDNKGHNFGLQLNVPIFNGFSAKNNVDRSKIAYERSKNTFDQAKIDLETNVYKAITDTKGALNTYEASIATLEARQEAFNYAKEKYAVGMMNAFDYNQSQTLYINSQSDVIRAKYDYIFKTKVVELYFGIPIIQKQ
- a CDS encoding efflux RND transporter periplasmic adaptor subunit, encoding MSKKKIYWLVGIIALLLIVLVILKKNGVIGADDGIIEVETAKADEITIIETVSATGKIQPEIEVKISSEVSGEIIDLPIKEGQVVKKGQLLVKINPDLYTSGYNRTISNLSGTKAGLSQADATFKEAKASYDRSKTLFDKGIISKSEWDKATATFEGAKANKESAYYNVQSANATVREAKDNLGRTTIYSPADGTISSLGVELGERVLGTQQMTGTEILRVANLDNMEVEVDVNENDIVKISIGDSTNISVDAYLKKEFKGIVTSISNSASTATTADQVTNFKVKVRILKESYQDLLEGKSANFSPFRPGMTATVDIITTRKEKVIGVPISSVLVKSDTTATKSYMVKEEPEEKKVTAKSDKKFECVFVKVGDKAKIRVIKTGIQDDTNIEVVSGLKKGDVVIIGPYTTVTKDLNSGDKVKLKNSTDKEKAK